From a region of the Daphnia pulicaria isolate SC F1-1A chromosome 1, SC_F0-13Bv2, whole genome shotgun sequence genome:
- the LOC124318235 gene encoding uncharacterized protein LOC124318235 — MLFPFWIVRSDHVAYILPRCRLFFLYVPAVRFVRNTSEQISLVKSELCRCCPIMDLVQPAGKGCSSCYLYSCVFRQMKKHEQLKFIVYVRVVAVRCGTLLQPMLVIDLSASNSIGRAVVV, encoded by the exons atgttatttcctttttggatTGTTAGAT CTGATCATGTGGCCTACATTTTGCCAAGATGTCGTCTCTTTTTCCTGTACGTACCGGCTGTACGTTTTGTAAGAAACACTTCAGAACAAATCAG TCTGGTAAAGTCTGAGCTTTGTCGTTGCTGCCCAATTATGGATTTGGTGCAGCCAGCTGGTAAAGGGTGTTCCTCTTGCTACCTGTACTCTTGTGTGTTTCGTCAAATGAAGAAACATGAACAACTGAa GTTTATCGTGTATGTTCGCGTAGTTGCTGTCCGCTGTGGTACtttgttgcagcctatgctGGTGATAGATCTTTCTGCATCAAATTCAATTGGCCGTGCTGTTGTCGTGTAA